The following coding sequences are from one Humulus lupulus chromosome X, drHumLupu1.1, whole genome shotgun sequence window:
- the LOC133804489 gene encoding MACPF domain-containing protein CAD1-like, with translation MVTATETQTGAPGSRRLLQLHEVQTGDLLLLLLLLSNGVVVPIVIQADIDCSQGKRGTEKVPVCNFQEERNLQSAKGN, from the exons ATGGTAACAGCAACAGAAACACAAACAG GGGCACCTGGGTCGAGGAGGCTTTTGCAGCTTCATGAGGTTCAAACcggggatcttcttcttcttcttcttcttctctctaatgGTGTTGTCGTACCCATCGTTATTCAAGCTGATATTGATTGCTCTCAAGGCAAGAGGGGCACTGAGAAAGTTCCTGTTTGTAACTTCCAAGAG GAAAGGAACCTTCAAAGCGCCAAGGGAAATTAA